In Bacillus sp. NP247, one DNA window encodes the following:
- a CDS encoding dihydrolipoamide acetyltransferase family protein: MAVEVVMPKLGMAMKEGIITSWNIKAGDNVAKGELIASINSEKIETEIEAPADGTVLDIAVSEDEGVPPGTVICYIGKPNEKIEVYESTNVVEEKIPNPEPKNVQHPEPYAKEIANQRIKISPVAKKIAKSENLDIMSLVGTGPGGRIIKVDVLKALEERVMIPEVLEQEESKVIPVTGIRKAIANRMHASLQNSAQLTLTMKVDVTDLVALHKEIAEVVQKRYDNKLTITDIVSRAVVLALGEHKEMNSAYINDAIHQFEHVHLGMAVALEKGLVVPAIRFANNLSLVELSKEIKNVAQKARAGSLSSDDMQGTTFTISNLGSFGIEYFTPVLNTPETGILGVGAIEHVPVYKGKKLRKGSMLPLSLTFDHRVLDGAPAAAFLRTIKQYLEEPVTILL, encoded by the coding sequence ATGGCTGTAGAAGTTGTAATGCCGAAGTTAGGTATGGCGATGAAAGAAGGTATTATTACGAGCTGGAATATTAAAGCAGGTGATAATGTAGCAAAAGGTGAACTAATTGCTAGTATTAACTCGGAAAAAATCGAAACTGAAATAGAAGCACCAGCTGATGGAACTGTTCTTGATATAGCTGTAAGTGAAGATGAAGGAGTTCCACCTGGTACTGTAATTTGCTACATCGGTAAGCCGAACGAAAAAATAGAAGTCTATGAAAGTACAAATGTTGTAGAAGAAAAAATACCTAATCCAGAACCTAAAAATGTACAACATCCAGAACCATATGCGAAAGAAATAGCAAATCAAAGAATCAAAATTTCACCTGTTGCGAAGAAAATTGCAAAGTCTGAAAATCTGGATATCATGTCATTAGTTGGTACAGGTCCTGGTGGAAGAATTATAAAGGTAGATGTGTTAAAAGCACTTGAAGAAAGAGTGATGATTCCAGAAGTACTTGAACAAGAAGAAAGTAAAGTAATTCCGGTTACTGGTATACGGAAGGCAATTGCAAACCGAATGCATGCAAGCTTGCAAAATAGTGCGCAATTAACATTAACGATGAAAGTAGATGTTACAGATTTAGTGGCTTTACATAAAGAAATAGCGGAAGTTGTACAAAAGCGATACGATAACAAACTAACCATTACGGATATCGTTTCTCGTGCTGTAGTATTAGCGCTTGGGGAGCATAAAGAAATGAACAGCGCGTATATAAATGATGCCATTCATCAATTTGAACATGTTCATTTAGGTATGGCGGTCGCGTTAGAAAAAGGATTAGTCGTTCCAGCTATTCGCTTTGCTAATAATCTATCTTTAGTAGAGTTATCTAAAGAGATTAAAAATGTGGCACAAAAGGCACGAGCAGGCAGTTTAAGTAGTGATGATATGCAAGGGACAACATTTACAATTAGTAATTTAGGTAGCTTCGGTATTGAATATTTTACGCCAGTATTAAATACACCTGAAACTGGTATTTTAGGTGTAGGTGCAATTGAACATGTTCCTGTATATAAAGGGAAAAAATTAAGAAAAGGAAGTATGTTACCTTTAAGTTTAACATTCGATCATCGTGTACTAGACGG
- the acoA gene encoding acetoin:2,6-dichlorophenolindophenol oxidoreductase subunit alpha, producing the protein MLKTTESKGNEITKEQARWMYEKMLEIRKFEDKVHELFAQGVLPGFVHLYAGEEAVAVGVCAHLTDSDSITSTHRGHGHCIAKGCDLNGMMAELFGKATGLCKGKGGSMHIADLDKGMLGANGIVGGGFPLACGSALTAKYKGTKDVSVCFFGDGANNEGTFHEGVNLAAIWKLPVIFIAENNGYGEATTFEYASSCDSIADRAKAYNIPGVQVDGKDLLAVYKAAEEAVERARNGGGPTIIECMTYRNYGHFEGEAQTYKTSEEKEEHLNEKDAIVNFRKHLIHEALLTESELVDMEKAVDDAVQKSIEFSENSPYPEDEELLKDVYVSYK; encoded by the coding sequence ATGTTAAAAACAACTGAAAGTAAAGGGAATGAAATTACGAAAGAACAAGCTCGTTGGATGTACGAAAAAATGTTAGAGATTCGTAAGTTTGAAGATAAGGTGCATGAATTGTTCGCGCAAGGCGTTTTGCCAGGTTTCGTTCATTTATACGCAGGTGAAGAAGCGGTAGCGGTTGGTGTATGTGCCCACTTAACGGATAGTGACAGTATTACAAGTACACATAGGGGTCATGGACATTGTATCGCAAAAGGTTGTGATTTAAATGGTATGATGGCTGAGCTTTTCGGGAAAGCGACAGGGTTATGTAAAGGTAAAGGCGGTTCCATGCATATTGCCGATTTAGATAAAGGAATGCTTGGTGCAAATGGGATTGTAGGCGGAGGTTTTCCACTTGCTTGCGGTTCAGCATTAACAGCTAAATATAAAGGAACGAAAGATGTGAGTGTTTGCTTCTTCGGTGACGGAGCAAATAATGAAGGAACATTCCATGAAGGGGTTAATTTAGCAGCGATTTGGAAGTTACCAGTTATTTTTATCGCAGAAAATAACGGTTATGGTGAAGCAACAACATTTGAATATGCGTCAAGTTGTGATTCCATTGCAGATCGGGCGAAAGCTTATAATATTCCAGGTGTTCAAGTAGATGGAAAAGATTTACTTGCAGTGTATAAAGCGGCGGAAGAAGCAGTAGAACGTGCGCGTAATGGTGGTGGTCCAACAATAATTGAATGTATGACATATCGTAATTACGGTCATTTCGAAGGTGAAGCGCAAACGTATAAGACTTCAGAAGAAAAAGAAGAACATTTAAATGAAAAAGATGCGATTGTGAATTTCCGTAAGCATTTAATTCATGAAGCTTTATTAACTGAATCTGAACTTGTGGATATGGAAAAGGCAGTAGATGATGCAGTACAAAAATCAATTGAATTTAGTGAAAATAGTCCATATCCAGAGGATGAAGAATTATTAAAAGATGTATACGTTTCTTACAAATAA
- a CDS encoding DUF4181 domain-containing protein: MRKKLNIPKQTDWNSKYVNNAHKWGTRVLIISYIIVTMICATLNPVYISNLPLLFLITLYCFQSYMEWKYDKESREYVISLGTVLLLIITGIMINLFFYSYWI; this comes from the coding sequence GTGAGAAAAAAATTAAATATACCGAAACAAACTGACTGGAATAGTAAATATGTAAACAACGCTCATAAATGGGGTACTAGGGTTCTTATCATTTCTTATATAATTGTAACGATGATATGTGCCACTTTAAATCCCGTTTATATTAGTAATTTACCCCTATTATTTTTAATAACTTTATACTGCTTTCAATCATATATGGAGTGGAAATATGATAAAGAATCGAGGGAATATGTCATTTCTTTAGGAACAGTTCTATTATTAATAATAACAGGAATTATGATTAATCTTTTCTTTTATAGTTATTGGATTTAA
- the acoB gene encoding acetoin:2,6-dichlorophenolindophenol oxidoreductase subunit beta, which yields MTRTVSMSTAINEAMKISMRRDENVILIGEDVAGGAQVDHLQDDEAWGGVLGVTKGLVQEFGRNRILDTPISEAGYMGAAMAAAATGLRPIAELMFNDFIGSCLDQVLNQGAKFRYMFGGKAKVPVTVRTMHGAGFSAAAQHSQSLYALFTSIPGIKVVVPSTPYDAKGLLLAAIEDDDPVIFFEDKTLYNMKGEVPEGYYTIPLGKADIKREGSDVTIVAIGKQVHTALAAAKQLSKKGLEVEVIDPRSLSPLDEDTILASVEKTNRLIVIDEANPRCSIATDIAAIVADKGFDLLDAPIKRITAPHTPVPFSPPLEKLYLPTPEKVIEIVSEMMRDQSLLHV from the coding sequence ATGACTAGAACAGTAAGTATGTCAACTGCAATCAATGAAGCGATGAAAATATCAATGCGTCGTGATGAAAATGTAATTTTAATCGGAGAAGATGTTGCAGGCGGTGCACAAGTGGATCACTTGCAAGATGATGAAGCATGGGGTGGTGTACTCGGTGTTACGAAAGGACTTGTACAAGAATTTGGTCGAAATCGTATTTTAGATACTCCAATTTCAGAAGCGGGTTATATGGGAGCGGCGATGGCAGCTGCTGCAACAGGTTTACGTCCGATAGCTGAATTAATGTTTAATGATTTTATCGGTAGTTGTCTTGATCAAGTATTAAACCAAGGTGCAAAGTTCCGCTATATGTTCGGTGGTAAAGCGAAAGTGCCAGTTACAGTACGTACGATGCACGGTGCTGGATTTAGCGCAGCGGCACAGCATTCACAAAGTTTATATGCGTTATTTACGAGCATTCCAGGTATAAAAGTTGTCGTTCCTTCCACTCCTTATGACGCAAAAGGCTTATTATTAGCGGCAATTGAAGATGACGACCCAGTAATCTTCTTTGAAGATAAAACACTTTACAATATGAAAGGCGAAGTACCAGAAGGGTACTATACAATACCTTTAGGAAAAGCAGATATTAAACGTGAAGGTTCTGATGTAACAATTGTTGCAATTGGAAAACAAGTTCATACAGCACTTGCAGCTGCAAAGCAATTATCGAAAAAAGGACTTGAGGTAGAAGTAATCGACCCACGTTCTTTGTCACCGCTTGATGAAGATACAATTTTAGCATCTGTTGAAAAAACAAATCGCCTGATTGTTATTGATGAAGCAAACCCAAGATGTAGTATCGCAACAGATATTGCGGCAATTGTAGCGGATAAAGGATTCGATTTGTTAGATGCACCTATTAAGCGAATTACAGCGCCACATACACCAGTACCGTTCTCGCCACCACTTGAAAAGTTATATTTGCCAACGCCGGAGAAAGTAATTGAAATTGTATCAGAAATGATGAGAGACCAATCTTTATTACATGTGTAA
- a CDS encoding AraC family transcriptional regulator, whose translation METNGFHDIFHKYFHGLQVVEERHMNMPKTIGKGEIRRWTSFSGMEIVLSNYQFHNNHRIQFASDAAMVELNFCLQGSGEVQIGHSSYELVSGHSYLYFMNDFDVLFEYEKENPLYSLAIGIPVQLFNHFMMNNAIEKSFDFHSILGNQSFKKFQTPIDALTSNIIKGMLKNPQKDRINQLEIESKALELLSIYFGKVLLNDRDANKRSQLSKKDLNKIKQAEEILLQRMESPPSLLELAKIVGLNDYKLKIGFKELFGTSTFAYLREQRMERAMLLLRSGTSNVTETAVAVGYNNISHFSESFKKKYGMKPSEILRMY comes from the coding sequence ATGGAGACTAACGGTTTTCATGATATTTTTCATAAATACTTTCATGGTTTACAAGTTGTAGAGGAAAGACATATGAATATGCCCAAAACAATAGGTAAGGGTGAAATACGAAGATGGACTTCATTTTCAGGAATGGAAATTGTGTTATCAAATTATCAATTTCATAATAATCATCGCATCCAGTTTGCATCTGATGCAGCAATGGTGGAGCTTAATTTTTGTTTGCAAGGATCCGGAGAAGTGCAAATCGGTCATTCTTCGTATGAATTAGTGTCTGGACATAGCTATTTATATTTTATGAATGATTTTGATGTTTTATTTGAATATGAAAAAGAGAACCCTCTATATTCATTAGCGATTGGGATTCCTGTACAATTGTTTAATCATTTCATGATGAATAATGCTATTGAAAAAAGTTTTGATTTTCATTCTATATTAGGAAATCAATCTTTTAAAAAGTTTCAAACCCCCATTGATGCCCTAACATCTAATATTATTAAGGGAATGTTAAAGAATCCTCAAAAGGATCGTATTAATCAACTCGAAATAGAAAGCAAAGCGCTCGAATTGCTTTCTATATACTTTGGGAAAGTATTACTTAATGATCGTGACGCAAATAAAAGGAGTCAATTATCCAAAAAGGATTTGAATAAAATAAAACAAGCTGAAGAAATTTTACTTCAAAGAATGGAGTCACCCCCATCGTTATTAGAATTGGCTAAAATAGTAGGATTAAATGATTATAAATTAAAAATTGGTTTTAAAGAATTATTTGGCACGTCCACATTTGCATATTTAAGAGAACAGCGAATGGAAAGAGCGATGCTTTTATTGCGCTCAGGAACTAGTAATGTGACCGAAACGGCAGTTGCTGTTGGATACAATAATATTAGTCATTTTTCAGAGTCATTTAAAAAGAAATATGGAATGAAACCTTCTGAGATTTTGCGTATGTATTAA
- a CDS encoding oxidoreductase — protein MNKKIAVITGASSGFGLLTTLELAKKDYLVIATMRNLEKQVDLISQATKINLQQNIQVQQLDITDQNSIHSFQLFLKELNRVDLLINNAGYANGGFVEEIPVEEYRKQFETNLFGAISITQLVLPYMREQKSGKIINISSISGQVGFPGLSPYVSSKYALEGWSESLRLEVKPFGIDVSLIEPGSYNTNIWEVGKQLAENKSDTTSPYKEYMDKIQKHINSGSDTLGNPIDVANKIVEIAESKRTTLRYPIGKGVKFMIFAKKILPWRLWEFLVLRSFKKM, from the coding sequence ATGAATAAAAAAATCGCGGTTATTACAGGGGCATCAAGTGGATTTGGCCTATTAACGACACTTGAACTTGCGAAAAAAGACTATTTAGTCATTGCTACAATGCGAAATCTTGAAAAACAAGTAGACTTAATATCTCAAGCTACTAAAATTAACTTACAACAAAATATACAAGTTCAACAATTAGATATAACAGACCAGAATTCTATACATAGCTTCCAATTATTTTTAAAAGAATTAAACAGAGTAGACCTTCTCATAAATAATGCTGGATATGCAAACGGTGGTTTTGTAGAAGAAATTCCAGTAGAGGAATATCGTAAACAATTTGAAACGAATCTTTTCGGAGCTATATCAATCACTCAACTTGTCTTACCATATATGAGAGAGCAGAAAAGTGGAAAAATCATTAATATAAGCAGCATTAGTGGCCAAGTTGGATTCCCTGGTCTATCACCTTACGTTTCTTCAAAATATGCATTAGAGGGCTGGAGTGAATCGCTTCGCTTAGAAGTAAAACCTTTTGGAATAGATGTTTCCTTAATTGAACCAGGTTCTTATAACACGAACATATGGGAAGTTGGTAAACAACTAGCTGAAAACAAATCTGATACTACCTCTCCTTACAAAGAATATATGGATAAAATTCAAAAACATATTAATAGCGGAAGCGATACATTAGGAAACCCGATAGATGTTGCTAATAAAATCGTTGAAATTGCAGAATCCAAGCGAACTACATTACGATACCCAATTGGGAAAGGTGTAAAATTTATGATTTTTGCGAAGAAGATTCTTCCTTGGAGATTGTGGGAGTTTCTTGTTTTGAGGAGTTTTAAGAAGATGTAA
- a CDS encoding HIT family protein codes for MNFRNINPVFPFFMILYIKRMVINMSTNNQVERNCFICEKHKGNITVPGGAIYEDELVYVGHVHWDSEETYLGYVMIDIKRHVPGLAELTDAEAKMFGLITSRVSKALKESEGAEHIYTFVSGNGVPHMHMHIIPRYPNTPKEFWSPTEVAKWTGAPYGDAEKIKKLCERIREYMVNEDAYNK; via the coding sequence ATGAATTTTCGGAATATAAATCCTGTTTTTCCTTTTTTTATGATATTATATATAAAAAGGATGGTGATAAATATGTCAACAAACAATCAAGTAGAACGAAACTGCTTTATTTGCGAAAAACATAAAGGAAACATTACAGTTCCAGGTGGAGCTATTTACGAAGATGAACTCGTTTACGTTGGGCATGTCCACTGGGATAGTGAAGAAACATACCTGGGTTATGTAATGATAGATATAAAAAGACATGTACCTGGCCTTGCTGAACTAACAGATGCAGAAGCGAAAATGTTCGGACTTATAACAAGTAGAGTAAGTAAAGCGCTAAAAGAAAGTGAAGGTGCAGAGCATATTTACACTTTTGTTTCAGGGAATGGTGTACCACATATGCATATGCACATCATACCGCGTTATCCAAATACACCCAAAGAGTTTTGGTCACCAACCGAAGTAGCGAAATGGACTGGTGCGCCATATGGCGACGCAGAGAAAATCAAAAAACTATGCGAAAGAATACGAGAGTATATGGTGAATGAGGATGCATACAACAAATAA
- a CDS encoding MFS transporter → MKERNESHFWLFVLTGMFLIITTTGFARMAYGIILPFMKEGLSLSTAQSGMLGAILFLGYLLTVGTSGILTIRFGAKSVLLIGSLLVVISLIGLAFVSSFLLASICMLCAGAGSALVYTPLMSITVGWFPDKRGTVMGLLLSGAGIGMLFSGIIVPYVVCIFPEYSWRGAWFLFGIITCIVVFVTSIVLKNPGVTEEEGKRNNKSFLWKTKELYVIACMYFIVGLVYLIPNIYQTSFMIDSGISASISGTVYAIAGMFSIAGAPVWGLISDRIGIKKALSIALLLAVIGDMIPIIFGNITGFIISAIIWGSSLGGILLLIQVAASKQVSLKYVSMAISFISVFYAVGQMIGPGLAGWIIGEIGYTAAYGLGAFGFFMCICMGLTLKRGNVANSAYIEK, encoded by the coding sequence ATGAAAGAGCGGAATGAAAGTCATTTTTGGCTATTTGTATTAACAGGGATGTTTCTTATTATAACAACGACTGGATTTGCTCGTATGGCATATGGAATTATATTGCCATTTATGAAGGAAGGACTCAGTTTGTCTACAGCTCAATCAGGTATGCTAGGAGCCATACTCTTTTTAGGCTATTTATTAACAGTAGGAACATCTGGAATACTGACCATTCGTTTTGGAGCAAAATCAGTTTTATTAATAGGGAGTTTGCTCGTCGTTATAAGTTTAATAGGATTGGCATTTGTTTCTTCATTTTTGTTAGCTTCTATTTGTATGTTATGTGCTGGAGCAGGTAGTGCTCTTGTATATACACCACTCATGTCAATAACTGTGGGATGGTTTCCAGACAAAAGAGGAACTGTAATGGGACTATTATTAAGCGGTGCTGGCATAGGCATGTTATTTAGTGGAATAATTGTTCCTTATGTAGTATGTATATTTCCAGAGTATAGTTGGCGTGGTGCATGGTTTTTGTTTGGTATTATTACATGTATCGTTGTATTCGTCACTTCAATTGTTTTGAAAAATCCAGGAGTTACTGAAGAGGAGGGGAAAAGGAATAATAAATCATTTTTATGGAAAACAAAAGAATTATATGTTATTGCGTGTATGTATTTTATTGTTGGTTTAGTTTATTTAATCCCGAATATATATCAAACTAGTTTTATGATTGATAGTGGTATTTCGGCATCAATTTCGGGAACTGTTTATGCGATTGCTGGTATGTTTTCAATCGCAGGAGCTCCTGTCTGGGGATTGATTTCGGATCGGATTGGTATAAAGAAGGCATTAAGTATTGCACTTTTATTAGCTGTAATAGGTGATATGATTCCAATTATATTTGGAAATATAACTGGATTTATTATATCAGCAATTATTTGGGGTTCTAGCCTAGGAGGTATCCTTTTATTAATTCAAGTTGCGGCATCAAAGCAAGTATCTCTCAAATATGTCTCAATGGCAATTAGTTTTATATCCGTTTTCTATGCAGTTGGTCAAATGATCGGACCAGGACTTGCGGGATGGATTATTGGAGAAATTGGTTATACAGCAGCGTATGGATTAGGTGCTTTCGGTTTCTTTATGTGTATTTGTATGGGATTGACACTAAAAAGAGGGAATGTTGCAAACTCAGCGTATATAGAGAAGTGA
- a CDS encoding proline/glycine betaine ABC transporter permease — protein sequence MSSIPRIPLGEWVDSFVASLYEHFEGLFRGFSYIIGGFVDLLTNFLTIIPAILMIIILCFLIWYTTRKVSLVIFTLIGLLFILNINYWAQTMQTLALVLTSVIISIIVGIPIGILASQNERFSKFLKPTLDFMQTMPAFVYLIPAITFFGVGVVPGIIASVIFAMPPTIRFTDLGIRQVPEDLIEAANAFGSTASQKLFKVQLPLATGTIMAGVNQSIMLSLSMVVTASLVGAPGLGVDVYRSVTQVNIGMGFEAGLAIVVIAIILDRITQGFHQKRR from the coding sequence ATGAGTAGTATACCACGTATCCCATTAGGCGAATGGGTCGATTCATTTGTTGCAAGTTTATATGAGCACTTTGAAGGCTTATTCCGAGGGTTCTCTTATATTATCGGCGGATTCGTCGATTTACTCACTAATTTTTTAACAATAATACCAGCTATATTGATGATTATTATCCTATGTTTCCTCATTTGGTACACAACGAGGAAAGTATCTTTAGTAATTTTTACGCTCATCGGATTATTATTTATTTTAAATATTAACTACTGGGCACAAACGATGCAAACATTAGCACTCGTACTTACGTCTGTTATTATTTCAATTATTGTCGGAATTCCAATTGGCATTTTAGCATCTCAAAATGAACGTTTCTCAAAATTTTTAAAACCGACATTAGATTTTATGCAAACAATGCCAGCATTCGTTTATTTAATACCAGCCATTACGTTTTTTGGTGTAGGCGTTGTTCCTGGTATTATTGCTTCCGTTATTTTTGCAATGCCACCGACAATTCGTTTTACTGATTTAGGAATTAGACAAGTTCCGGAAGATTTAATTGAAGCAGCGAATGCGTTTGGTTCTACCGCATCACAAAAATTATTTAAAGTACAATTACCACTCGCAACTGGAACGATCATGGCTGGTGTGAACCAAAGCATTATGCTGTCGTTGTCGATGGTTGTAACGGCTTCACTTGTAGGAGCGCCAGGACTTGGAGTAGATGTGTACCGTTCTGTTACACAAGTAAATATTGGAATGGGATTTGAAGCGGGACTAGCCATTGTTGTCATTGCAATTATATTGGATCGCATTACACAAGGATTTCATCAAAAAAGAAGATAA
- a CDS encoding DUF4181 domain-containing protein, which produces MGTSTFWIITIIFCIAVYLFDKFLRKKLNMPKSGFWGYKKHVNSLHKKLEIELLFIYLITSFIFIFKFESVNIAYVIFTYLGGTLILRALMEWKYDRESKEYIFSIIGVFTFIFMTSMLFYFVPPAT; this is translated from the coding sequence ATGGGAACTTCTACTTTTTGGATTATAACTATTATTTTTTGTATAGCTGTCTATTTGTTTGATAAGTTTTTAAGAAAAAAATTGAATATGCCAAAGAGTGGTTTTTGGGGATATAAGAAGCATGTAAATAGTTTACATAAAAAATTGGAAATAGAACTACTTTTTATTTATTTAATAACTAGTTTTATTTTTATCTTTAAATTCGAAAGTGTTAATATTGCTTATGTCATTTTCACTTATTTAGGGGGTACGTTAATCTTAAGAGCATTGATGGAATGGAAGTATGATAGAGAATCGAAAGAGTATATATTTTCGATAATTGGAGTATTTACATTTATTTTTATGACTTCGATGCTATTTTACTTCGTTCCACCTGCGACATAA
- a CDS encoding PP2C family serine/threonine-protein phosphatase translates to MHTTNNRQYSWVGSTKMCLDEVSVKQYGDIVLGKYGGNISAGAKKNEDGALVWSNGDWEFSVILDGHNSVESVDLVVNTIEKEYENIKVILNEPIDSVFRSIENHILTIFQSSSFKEECQRIKGETACLLCVRKENYIWWLSIGDCLVYVFHEELHRLGQYALNQRHFYEWIGNVNTFNLPVPCYSTGIRELRTGKNRIVMVTDGVLECGKRHYETPLNLYNDMNRKNIELDESVHHVLEHVHLQFGRDSATIISWDVENKIHATYPSDQPVKR, encoded by the coding sequence ATGCATACAACAAATAATAGACAATATTCATGGGTTGGAAGTACGAAAATGTGTTTAGACGAAGTTTCAGTAAAACAATATGGTGACATCGTGCTCGGTAAATATGGCGGGAATATAAGCGCCGGAGCAAAAAAGAATGAAGACGGTGCCTTAGTTTGGTCGAATGGTGATTGGGAATTTTCGGTTATATTAGACGGACATAATAGTGTAGAAAGTGTTGATTTAGTAGTAAATACAATCGAAAAAGAATATGAAAATATAAAAGTAATTTTGAATGAACCAATTGATTCAGTATTTCGATCTATTGAAAATCATATACTTACAATTTTTCAATCTTCTTCATTTAAGGAAGAGTGTCAAAGAATTAAAGGTGAAACAGCTTGCTTACTATGTGTAAGAAAAGAAAACTATATATGGTGGCTATCTATTGGAGACTGTTTAGTTTATGTATTTCATGAAGAGTTACATAGGTTAGGACAATATGCATTAAATCAACGTCATTTTTACGAATGGATTGGAAATGTAAATACATTTAATTTACCGGTTCCGTGCTATTCAACAGGAATTCGTGAATTACGTACTGGAAAAAATCGAATTGTAATGGTTACAGATGGAGTATTAGAATGCGGAAAACGTCATTATGAAACACCATTGAATCTATATAATGACATGAATAGAAAAAATATAGAACTTGACGAAAGTGTTCACCATGTATTAGAGCACGTTCATCTTCAATTCGGACGAGATAGTGCTACAATTATTAGTTGGGACGTTGAAAACAAAATACATGCTACGTACCCAAGTGATCAGCCGGTGAAAAGGTAA
- a CDS encoding DinB family protein — protein MFHVKDVLADQLLANANDPSWYIPFSDAVKDLSEREAFWKPNEECNSIAEIVQHLLYWNTTWQTRYKESNVNAVPAIGDNNKSFMLSDNQTFEELREKLLEKLLQWQSLINEDKVESDVIGFPVSAKWWEVLANVTTHNAYHIGQIIYIRKLQKSFDSE, from the coding sequence GTGTTCCATGTTAAAGACGTATTAGCAGATCAGTTATTAGCAAATGCGAATGATCCCAGTTGGTATATTCCATTTTCAGATGCAGTAAAAGATTTATCTGAGAGAGAAGCTTTCTGGAAACCGAATGAAGAGTGTAATAGTATAGCTGAAATTGTACAACATTTACTGTATTGGAATACGACGTGGCAAACAAGGTATAAAGAATCAAATGTTAATGCCGTGCCGGCTATTGGTGATAATAACAAAAGTTTTATGCTATCAGATAATCAAACATTTGAAGAGTTAAGAGAAAAACTATTAGAGAAACTGTTACAGTGGCAAAGTCTAATAAATGAAGACAAGGTTGAAAGTGATGTAATTGGATTTCCTGTATCTGCGAAGTGGTGGGAAGTATTAGCTAATGTAACGACTCATAATGCGTACCATATTGGTCAAATTATTTACATTCGGAAATTGCAGAAGAGTTTTGATAGTGAATAA
- a CDS encoding septum formation initiator, translating into MGGDAILAKNNKKNDALAIGIGIGIVIGVFQGFFTNNLVIGIVIGIVIGIAFLKK; encoded by the coding sequence ATGGGAGGAGATGCAATTTTGGCTAAAAATAATAAAAAAAATGATGCCTTGGCAATAGGTATCGGTATAGGGATTGTAATTGGTGTGTTTCAAGGCTTCTTTACTAATAATTTAGTAATCGGAATTGTGATAGGAATTGTAATTGGGATTGCGTTTTTGAAGAAATAG
- a CDS encoding NUDIX domain-containing protein, with amino-acid sequence MKIPKLRAEVMILNEDHSKVLVQCDLSETFYRFPGGSIEIGEIAKEAIMRELMEEYDLKIDVQELAVVNEHIFEWNNGKGHHCTLIRRGTVQERITNEIRHKEHEDIILIWKSLEALKEKPTFPEGIVSYLEEDNRNVVHFISNN; translated from the coding sequence ATGAAAATACCTAAATTACGTGCTGAAGTAATGATTTTAAATGAAGATCATTCTAAAGTACTTGTACAATGTGATTTAAGTGAAACATTTTATCGTTTTCCAGGCGGTTCTATAGAAATTGGTGAAATAGCAAAAGAAGCAATAATGCGAGAATTAATGGAAGAATACGATTTGAAGATCGATGTTCAAGAGTTAGCTGTTGTAAATGAGCATATTTTTGAGTGGAACAACGGAAAAGGACATCATTGCACATTGATACGTAGAGGGACTGTTCAAGAGAGAATTACAAATGAAATAAGACATAAAGAACATGAGGATATTATTTTAATATGGAAAAGTCTAGAGGCATTAAAGGAGAAGCCCACATTTCCTGAAGGAATCGTAAGTTATTTAGAAGAGGATAACCGTAATGTAGTCCACTTTATTTCAAATAATTAA